A portion of the Gimesia chilikensis genome contains these proteins:
- a CDS encoding DUF1501 domain-containing protein — MTGKDRQRFGSISRRDFMRLSALGVLGTGMSGWMRRLAAETAQNPQRKRSCILLWMSGGPSQCDTFDLKPDHENGGPFKPIDTSVPGIQISEHLPQLAKAMQHLVPIRSMSTKEGDHTRATYLLRTGYLPSGPLSYPAIGSLLSKELGRDESELPNFVSIAPNKTLSPNAYGPGFLGPQYAPLVVGEGAGFVQNDEMNLDAALKVKNLELPQGINRKQADARLSILKDLEDDFQATHPGVPTSSHRSAYAAAVRMMRSKAIEAFQLDQEPDALRDAYGRNRFGQGCLLARRLVEQGVPFVEVSLNGVQGSNAFGWDTHQDNFEAVKSLSEVLDPGWGTLMSDLEQRGLLDSTLVVWMGEFGRTPKINQNTGRDHFPAAWSTVIGGGGIRGGQVVGKTSEDGMKVTDQPVTVPDLMATICKALGLDPEKQNMSNIGRPIPLADHGATPIGSILRG, encoded by the coding sequence ATGACAGGTAAAGACAGACAGCGATTCGGCAGCATCTCCCGGCGCGATTTCATGCGTCTCTCGGCCCTGGGTGTGCTGGGGACCGGAATGTCCGGCTGGATGAGACGGTTGGCAGCAGAGACGGCGCAGAATCCGCAGCGCAAACGTTCGTGTATTCTGCTCTGGATGTCGGGCGGGCCCAGTCAGTGTGATACTTTCGATCTGAAGCCGGACCATGAGAACGGCGGTCCGTTCAAACCGATTGACACTTCTGTGCCCGGAATTCAGATTTCGGAGCACCTGCCTCAGCTGGCGAAGGCAATGCAGCACCTGGTGCCGATTCGCTCCATGAGTACCAAAGAGGGTGATCATACGCGGGCGACATATTTATTACGCACCGGTTATCTGCCCTCGGGTCCGCTGAGTTATCCGGCCATCGGTTCGCTGTTGAGTAAAGAGCTGGGGCGTGATGAATCCGAGCTGCCGAACTTCGTGAGTATCGCCCCGAACAAAACATTGAGCCCCAACGCGTACGGCCCCGGATTTCTCGGACCCCAGTATGCGCCGCTGGTTGTCGGTGAAGGGGCGGGCTTCGTGCAGAACGACGAGATGAATCTGGATGCGGCTCTGAAAGTGAAAAACCTGGAACTGCCTCAGGGAATCAACCGGAAGCAGGCGGATGCCCGGCTCTCGATTCTCAAAGACCTGGAAGACGACTTTCAGGCAACCCACCCGGGAGTGCCGACCAGCAGTCATCGGAGTGCGTATGCTGCGGCAGTGCGGATGATGCGTTCCAAGGCGATCGAAGCGTTTCAACTGGACCAGGAACCGGATGCCCTGCGGGACGCCTACGGTCGGAACCGGTTTGGCCAGGGATGTCTGCTCGCCCGGCGGCTCGTCGAACAGGGAGTTCCCTTTGTCGAGGTTTCGCTCAACGGGGTGCAGGGTTCGAACGCGTTCGGCTGGGACACGCATCAGGATAATTTCGAAGCCGTCAAGAGTCTGAGCGAAGTGCTCGACCCGGGCTGGGGAACGTTAATGAGTGACCTGGAACAACGGGGGCTCTTGGATTCGACGCTGGTAGTCTGGATGGGTGAATTCGGTCGTACGCCGAAGATTAACCAGAACACGGGTCGCGATCATTTTCCCGCAGCCTGGTCGACAGTGATCGGCGGTGGTGGGATTCGCGGCGGACAGGTGGTCGGCAAGACCAGCGAGGATGGGATGAAAGTGACCGATCAGCCAGTCACTGTTCCCGATCTGATGGCCACGATCTGTAAAGCACTGGGCCTCGATCCGGAGAAGCAGAACATGTCGAACATCGGCCGCCCGATTCCATTGGCTGACCATGGGGCAACGCCGATTGGTTCGATTTTGCGGGGGTGA
- a CDS encoding SLC5 family protein translates to MQTLSFLDYAVIFAYLIGTLGLGLYIGSKIKTGSDYFLAGRRLPWWAIGMSLVATDIGAVDIIGTGGAAFSHGLAVGNFEWIGCVPAMIIGAFVFIPFFWRSGVTTIPEYMERRFNVSVRSALALCWIIFMACNLGIMLLASAKMMSLHLGMSVNACIYLTAVLVGIYTISGGLAAVVYTDMIQCIIMIGGCLLVLVIGIIDVGGIDEFQAKIKERELAQKMEPVDGAAMEQAPETEEEDLLHTSLILPADADTPFPWTGIFFGLALILSPAYWIGNQAIVQRSLGAASEFEAKAAYVWGALLKNLVPVVVAVPGLIAFIKFPELTDGDQAFPELISHLLPVGLKGLFLAAFLAALMSSIDSYLNSASTIVSNDFYKRFYRRDASDVSLLMVGRVVTFLLVIWAVGFSFFLMNRSEGIYTIFQTLMAFFQGPAFALLITGLLWRRATGVAALIGFLVGVCFSITLFALNQPDVYTALGLEPLFQISEPFLYFSIWAFVVSFSLIVIISLCTKPEPTEKIDGLVFSLQPRRGEA, encoded by the coding sequence ATGCAGACACTGTCGTTCCTCGATTACGCCGTCATCTTCGCCTATCTGATCGGAACGCTGGGGCTGGGACTCTATATCGGCTCCAAGATTAAAACCGGTTCGGATTACTTTCTCGCCGGTCGCCGCCTCCCGTGGTGGGCCATCGGCATGTCACTCGTCGCGACCGACATCGGCGCGGTCGACATCATCGGCACCGGAGGCGCTGCCTTCTCGCATGGTCTGGCCGTCGGTAACTTCGAATGGATCGGCTGTGTTCCCGCGATGATCATCGGGGCATTCGTGTTCATTCCCTTTTTCTGGCGGAGCGGCGTAACCACGATTCCCGAATACATGGAACGGCGGTTTAACGTCTCTGTCCGTTCCGCACTGGCCCTCTGCTGGATCATCTTCATGGCCTGCAACCTGGGCATCATGCTTCTGGCTTCTGCGAAAATGATGAGCCTGCACCTGGGCATGAGTGTCAATGCCTGCATCTATCTCACCGCGGTCCTCGTCGGCATCTATACCATCTCCGGCGGACTCGCCGCCGTGGTCTACACCGACATGATTCAGTGTATCATCATGATCGGCGGTTGCCTGCTGGTCCTGGTCATCGGCATCATTGATGTCGGCGGTATCGACGAATTTCAGGCCAAGATCAAAGAACGGGAACTGGCCCAGAAAATGGAGCCCGTCGATGGTGCGGCAATGGAACAGGCTCCTGAAACAGAGGAGGAGGACCTGCTGCACACCTCGCTGATCCTGCCCGCCGATGCAGACACCCCCTTCCCCTGGACCGGGATCTTCTTCGGCCTGGCGCTGATTCTGAGCCCCGCTTACTGGATCGGTAACCAGGCCATCGTGCAGCGTTCGTTAGGGGCCGCCAGTGAATTCGAAGCCAAGGCCGCGTATGTCTGGGGAGCCCTGCTTAAAAACCTGGTCCCCGTGGTCGTCGCGGTGCCCGGCCTGATCGCCTTTATCAAATTCCCCGAACTGACCGATGGAGACCAGGCCTTCCCCGAACTGATTTCGCATCTGCTGCCCGTCGGTCTCAAAGGGCTGTTCCTCGCCGCGTTCCTGGCAGCGCTGATGTCCAGCATCGACTCGTATCTCAACTCCGCCTCAACCATCGTCTCCAATGACTTTTACAAACGCTTCTATCGCCGGGACGCCAGTGATGTCTCCCTGCTCATGGTGGGTCGCGTGGTCACGTTTCTGCTCGTGATCTGGGCCGTCGGATTTTCCTTCTTCCTGATGAACCGCAGCGAAGGCATCTACACCATTTTCCAGACGCTGATGGCCTTCTTCCAGGGACCCGCATTCGCCCTGCTGATCACCGGCCTGCTCTGGAGACGGGCGACCGGCGTTGCCGCCCTGATCGGATTCCTCGTCGGTGTCTGTTTCTCGATCACCCTGTTCGCCCTGAATCAGCCCGACGTCTACACCGCCCTGGGCCTCGAGCCCCTGTTCCAGATCTCTGAGCCGTTCCTCTACTTTTCGATCTGGGCGTTTGTCGTTTCCTTCTCGCTGATTGTAATCATCAGCCTGTGTACCAAACCCGAGCCCACCGAAAAAATCGACGGCCTGGTCTTCAGTCTCCAGCCCCGCAGAGGTGAAGCATGA
- a CDS encoding SGNH/GDSL hydrolase family protein — protein MIHRAATFLLTCALLTGLHFTTDSLSAAEPTTIVTFGDSTTATRGPLVVYSMILAKELPQQGVPVKVINAGIGGNTTQNAIARFEKDVLAKQPDLVVIQFGINDSAVDVWKDPPAKASRVSQKQYEANLRSLIDQLQQRDIKVILMTSNSLRWIPRIKKLYGKPPYDPDDPQGFNLFLKDYAQSVREIAREKQVPLVDIYAAFEEFDKQPDQSTDDLLLDGMHPNTAGQRKVADLLIPQIKKTLAAPQK, from the coding sequence ATGATTCACCGCGCTGCCACCTTCCTGCTGACCTGCGCACTGCTGACAGGCCTGCATTTCACTACAGACAGCCTCTCTGCTGCGGAGCCGACGACCATCGTCACCTTCGGTGATTCCACCACCGCCACCCGTGGTCCGCTGGTCGTCTATTCCATGATCCTCGCGAAAGAACTGCCGCAGCAGGGGGTTCCCGTCAAGGTGATCAATGCCGGCATCGGCGGCAACACCACGCAGAACGCCATCGCCCGGTTCGAGAAAGACGTGCTGGCCAAACAGCCCGATCTGGTGGTCATTCAGTTCGGCATCAACGATTCTGCTGTCGATGTCTGGAAAGATCCTCCCGCGAAAGCCTCGCGCGTTTCACAGAAACAGTACGAGGCCAACCTCCGTTCGCTCATCGATCAGCTGCAGCAACGTGATATCAAGGTCATCCTCATGACTTCGAATTCGCTCCGCTGGATTCCGCGTATTAAAAAACTGTATGGCAAGCCGCCCTACGATCCCGATGATCCCCAGGGCTTCAACCTGTTTCTGAAAGACTACGCCCAGTCGGTCCGTGAGATTGCCCGCGAGAAACAGGTCCCGCTGGTTGACATCTACGCCGCCTTTGAAGAGTTCGACAAACAACCCGATCAGTCGACCGATGACCTGCTGCTCGACGGCATGCATCCCAATACCGCCGGCCAGCGGAAAGTCGCCGATCTGCTGATTCCCCAGATCAAAAAAACACTCGCAGCGCCGCAGAAATAA
- a CDS encoding DUF1559 domain-containing protein, protein MSSARFPRRAFTLIELLVVIAIIAILIALLLPAVQQAREAARRSTCKNNLKQLGIALHGYHEAHGSLPPNSNGGPNNLPNGFSWRVMILPLIDQGPLYNKFNFSLRITEPTHLELCQTILPVYLCPSDPTSAIKSDLHTNWCFPGNATGASGTVGSSGNCDPSGGPYTQTAAVTTYTGVAGLHPDNGPGGLFRRRQTKVVRFRDMTDGVSNTLAVGESSPKYNPFSAWVSSDSPVPTAYAINSSSLLCGPSPCQYPSIGWPQTTASQSFHEGGAHFLVGDGSVHFLSENMDLQVFQQLGHMSDGLPTGGLPQ, encoded by the coding sequence ATGAGTTCAGCCAGGTTCCCCCGTCGTGCGTTTACGTTGATTGAGTTGCTGGTCGTCATCGCCATCATTGCGATTTTGATCGCTCTCCTCCTGCCGGCAGTACAACAGGCCCGCGAAGCTGCCCGTCGCTCGACCTGCAAAAATAATCTGAAACAGCTGGGTATCGCCCTGCACGGCTATCACGAAGCCCACGGTTCCCTGCCTCCGAATTCCAACGGCGGACCCAACAACCTCCCCAACGGTTTCAGCTGGCGGGTCATGATTCTGCCCCTCATCGATCAGGGACCCCTGTATAACAAATTCAACTTCAGCCTCCGCATCACCGAGCCGACTCACCTGGAACTCTGCCAGACCATCCTCCCGGTTTACCTCTGTCCCAGCGATCCGACATCGGCCATCAAAAGTGATCTGCACACCAACTGGTGCTTTCCCGGAAATGCGACCGGAGCCAGCGGCACCGTCGGTTCGTCAGGCAACTGTGACCCCTCGGGCGGCCCTTATACACAGACCGCCGCGGTAACTACTTACACGGGCGTCGCCGGTCTGCACCCCGATAACGGACCGGGGGGCTTGTTCCGCCGCCGACAAACCAAAGTCGTTCGCTTCCGTGATATGACCGACGGCGTTTCCAATACGCTGGCCGTCGGGGAAAGCTCGCCGAAATATAACCCGTTCAGCGCCTGGGTCTCCAGCGACAGTCCGGTGCCTACCGCATATGCGATCAACAGTTCCTCTTTGCTCTGTGGCCCCTCGCCCTGTCAGTATCCCAGCATCGGCTGGCCACAGACCACCGCCTCTCAGAGTTTCCACGAAGGGGGCGCCCACTTCCTGGTCGGTGATGGCAGCGTGCATTTCCTGAGCGAAAACATGGACCTGCAGGTGTTCCAGCAGCTGGGCCACATGTCCGACGGCTTACCCACGGGCGGCCTGCCTCAGTAA
- a CDS encoding DinB family protein: MFENEIALNQLQMKQFETIMADLPEETLFMPGQGHGHPPAWILGHLAIVGEMGQTFLGGKLTHSFWVQAFGPGSTDEVQPDEKLKRAPLIAAVLTAYETLRSLASQASPADLEKPHGIELFDGTPVQTVGHAVALILTSHFGFHLAQLSSCRRDHGQGYLF, encoded by the coding sequence ATGTTCGAAAATGAAATCGCTCTCAACCAGTTGCAGATGAAACAATTCGAAACGATCATGGCCGATCTCCCGGAAGAGACGCTCTTCATGCCCGGACAGGGACACGGCCATCCCCCCGCCTGGATCCTCGGCCACCTGGCCATCGTCGGGGAAATGGGGCAGACCTTCCTCGGCGGTAAACTGACACACTCCTTCTGGGTGCAGGCGTTTGGCCCCGGCTCCACAGATGAAGTCCAGCCGGACGAAAAACTCAAACGCGCCCCGCTGATCGCCGCGGTCCTCACTGCCTACGAAACCCTGCGTTCGCTCGCCTCCCAGGCATCGCCCGCCGATCTCGAAAAGCCACACGGCATCGAACTCTTCGATGGCACTCCGGTCCAGACGGTCGGCCACGCGGTCGCGCTGATCCTCACCAGCCACTTCGGCTTCCACCTGGCCCAGCTCTCCAGCTGTCGACGGGACCACGGTCAGGGATATCTGTTCTAA
- a CDS encoding sialidase family protein, with protein sequence MKLLTLVVATLLALAPLHANDPALYPLWDDSRPLPAAADIPKLKNVRFEVIKKWDQPRDGYTFLHGVGLCWHKGKLYASFGHNKGKENTVGEEAQYRVSSDDGKTWSDLQLIDAGDEENLAVSHGVLHSHQGQLWAFQGAYYNHMQKIHTRAYSLDEKTGTWKKHGTIIENGFWPMNQPVRLQNGNWIMPGLTGGPYAGDRLFPAAVAISHGDDLTKWDYVQIPAAKNITRMWGECALWIDGQRVFNLARYGGGTQALLAISEDQGQTWSPSRVSNLSMAPSKPATGVLSNGQRYLVSNSAQGIGGRRSPLTIAVSRPGENVFSKLYVIRRSLHPDQPGESAKRLSLSYPCALEHNGKLYVGYSNNGGRRANLNSAELAVIPLAELCAD encoded by the coding sequence ATGAAGCTGCTCACCCTGGTTGTGGCGACACTCCTTGCTCTGGCACCGCTCCACGCGAACGATCCTGCCCTTTACCCGCTCTGGGACGACAGCCGGCCCCTGCCCGCCGCCGCGGATATTCCGAAACTCAAGAACGTCCGCTTTGAAGTCATCAAGAAATGGGACCAGCCCCGCGACGGCTACACCTTTCTGCACGGCGTCGGACTCTGCTGGCACAAGGGAAAACTCTATGCCTCCTTCGGACACAATAAAGGGAAAGAAAACACTGTCGGCGAGGAAGCCCAGTATCGCGTCAGCAGCGACGACGGCAAGACCTGGAGTGACCTCCAGCTGATCGACGCCGGCGACGAAGAGAACCTCGCCGTCAGTCACGGCGTCTTACACTCACACCAGGGACAGCTCTGGGCCTTCCAGGGAGCCTACTATAACCACATGCAGAAGATTCACACCCGCGCCTATTCGCTCGATGAAAAAACCGGCACCTGGAAAAAGCACGGCACTATCATCGAGAACGGTTTCTGGCCCATGAATCAACCGGTCCGCCTGCAGAACGGCAACTGGATCATGCCCGGCCTCACCGGCGGTCCTTACGCAGGGGATCGCCTCTTCCCCGCCGCTGTCGCCATCAGTCACGGTGACGACCTCACGAAATGGGACTACGTGCAGATCCCCGCTGCGAAAAACATCACCCGCATGTGGGGCGAATGTGCGCTCTGGATCGACGGCCAGCGTGTGTTCAATCTCGCCCGCTACGGCGGTGGCACCCAGGCCCTGCTCGCGATCAGTGAAGATCAGGGCCAAACCTGGAGCCCCTCCCGCGTCAGCAATCTGTCGATGGCCCCCTCCAAACCGGCCACCGGCGTCCTCAGTAACGGGCAACGCTACCTGGTCAGCAACAGTGCCCAAGGCATCGGCGGTCGGCGGTCCCCCCTGACCATCGCCGTCTCCCGTCCGGGTGAAAACGTCTTCTCGAAACTCTATGTCATCCGGCGGTCCCTGCACCCCGATCAGCCTGGAGAATCCGCCAAACGACTGAGCCTCTCCTACCCCTGCGCCCTGGAACACAACGGCAAGCTGTATGTTGGCTACTCCAACAACGGCGGCCGCCGCGCCAATCTCAACAGCGCCGAACTCGCCGTGATTCCCCTCGCAGAACTCTGTGCTGATTAA
- a CDS encoding right-handed parallel beta-helix repeat-containing protein: protein MACVAGAEVLESRTMLTSYIVDSPLDTVDANDGQTTLREAITQANATAGHDTITFQISGTGPQTIVLAGMLPTVNDTLTIDGSSQPGITIDATGVAGNVLRLGSNADGSTLQQFAISNAQDMAVHLVGVSNATIDGLDLSYAGSSATGVGLRLSSSDNNVIRNVIATDRANGILLAHSSENLVEQNDVRGASASGIGLIGGANANLIQHNDASGSWGGINAFVSGGLGNQFLNNDLSDAGSWGLTVRYDSQFVSVGNDFTNCANGVWLGFVDGMTLSSSAGFELDVSTVAGLGLSLNGVTNSTLDGLDLSYAGSGASGNGLRLGGSDSNTLSNLTVSGRNNGIVLSNSDETLISCSSLSGNGVGLWVNGSSVDTTILESQIEGNGTGVLNLGGNLVMAEQNYWGAADGPGTLGGSGDTYSGNVDADPFLTSLPDCLVDVQTVEIDVKPDSEIDTVNLASKGVLPVVISSTADFDASLVDVGSVTFAGAVVDHSSLEDVDGDGDLDLVLHFRVQEMVDLEADYLEALEADLADNGVVDDNHQSVDVTLSGMTVEGQLIEGVDTIDAFFAGKAYREALNSI, encoded by the coding sequence ATGGCGTGTGTTGCGGGGGCGGAAGTGCTGGAATCGCGGACCATGCTGACGTCGTATATTGTTGACTCTCCTTTAGATACGGTTGATGCCAACGATGGGCAGACCACGCTGCGGGAGGCGATTACACAGGCGAATGCCACTGCAGGTCACGATACGATTACTTTTCAGATCAGTGGAACCGGTCCGCAGACGATTGTGCTGGCGGGTATGTTGCCTACGGTGAACGATACGCTGACCATCGATGGCAGTTCGCAGCCCGGGATTACGATCGATGCTACCGGCGTCGCGGGGAACGTGTTGAGGCTGGGTAGTAATGCAGACGGCAGTACGCTGCAGCAGTTCGCAATCAGCAATGCCCAGGACATGGCCGTGCATCTGGTGGGGGTGTCGAATGCCACGATTGACGGTCTGGATCTGTCTTATGCGGGAAGCAGTGCGACTGGCGTGGGGCTGAGACTGAGTTCTTCAGATAATAATGTAATACGGAACGTGATTGCCACCGATCGCGCGAACGGTATCTTGCTGGCCCATTCGAGTGAGAACCTCGTTGAACAGAATGATGTCCGCGGTGCCAGCGCAAGCGGGATCGGCCTGATCGGCGGAGCGAATGCTAACCTGATTCAGCATAATGATGCTTCGGGATCCTGGGGTGGCATCAATGCGTTTGTGTCTGGCGGACTGGGCAATCAATTCCTGAACAATGATCTGTCCGACGCGGGAAGCTGGGGGCTGACGGTGCGGTATGACAGTCAGTTCGTCTCTGTAGGGAATGATTTTACGAACTGCGCCAATGGTGTCTGGCTGGGGTTTGTGGACGGCATGACGCTTTCGTCCTCAGCCGGGTTTGAGCTGGATGTCTCAACCGTGGCGGGCCTGGGCCTGTCCCTGAATGGAGTGACAAACTCGACGCTCGACGGTCTGGATTTGTCTTATGCGGGGAGCGGTGCCAGTGGAAACGGTCTGAGGTTAGGCGGTTCCGATTCTAATACGCTGAGTAACCTGACAGTGAGCGGCCGTAATAACGGGATTGTGTTATCCAATTCGGATGAGACTTTGATTTCCTGTTCCAGCCTGAGCGGAAATGGTGTCGGTCTGTGGGTTAACGGGAGTTCGGTCGATACGACGATTCTGGAAAGTCAGATCGAGGGGAACGGAACCGGGGTGCTCAACCTGGGAGGGAACCTGGTCATGGCGGAGCAGAACTACTGGGGGGCTGCAGACGGTCCGGGGACCCTGGGCGGGAGTGGCGATACCTATTCTGGCAATGTGGACGCCGACCCGTTCCTGACGAGTCTGCCCGACTGCCTGGTGGATGTGCAGACGGTTGAGATCGACGTGAAGCCGGACAGTGAGATCGACACAGTCAACCTGGCCTCCAAAGGGGTTCTACCGGTTGTGATTTCTTCAACAGCGGACTTTGATGCTTCACTGGTGGATGTCGGCAGCGTGACTTTTGCAGGCGCGGTGGTAGATCACAGCTCCCTGGAAGATGTGGACGGCGATGGTGACCTGGATCTGGTGCTGCATTTCCGGGTCCAGGAGATGGTGGATCTGGAAGCAGACTACCTGGAGGCGTTAGAAGCAGACCTCGCCGATAACGGCGTGGTGGATGACAATCATCAAAGTGTGGATGTGACGCTGTCAGGCATGACTGTTGAGGGTCAGCTGATTGAGGGTGTCGATACCATCGACGCGTTTTTCGCGGGCAAGGCATATCGGGAGGCATTGAACAGCATCTGA
- a CDS encoding DUF1573 domain-containing protein, which produces MSIKVSQSNERIRITDFSPLALLVSLAVIGFMGAMFFQLSDDWLLPADFIKKSSRDLVDWSPYQDTVLFFAAMSLLAYAFAWVGTYTSVVFDLSDGEVQWKRMSVLGRKSLTFPLSSVTDLFVESGQALGARSRDRYHCKVLLCVEGQFLDLSKGESRVDAKELAHYRELIQEARAAIWPEGKPPTEGRALSPTDDPQQVLPRAGLSETSPGVYRLSRFHAVVLVAVATLLFLLYQLLCDVPAYWGTFQQGVGEFHVLQIVLAFLALTIVPVCLAGGVFLFAMIGLWDRIVIDTRRREVSTGHMGFFSWSRRRYEFDEIVEVRVQEHADDADARFGVLGSYWQVVLVTQDAETIPVNDSAYGVEHQVACGWLAAALISLLEVQTDSSTAPLVEQTKSRGRLVKRPVRMTFSIILALFAGMTAIAFLSHDASEGPQTAAAEEKSGLPPLDAETLAHPPEVSVKPATFDFGTVNLFSTIHPQFELTNRGEGPLKLGKLTASRNEIYPELEKQVLQPGESTVLEFEYKLGSQRGPHAYTVTVETNDPQRRELQLQVTGEAVPLIATDPHPLLIPKTEGDTAVGTVMVTTRKDAPFQIVGSETSGKHVSVKIEPVEEGRQYKVTVTVQKDADIQQGKRSRFSEWVHLQTDDKGKYGQLAFAVKGEFAR; this is translated from the coding sequence GTGTCGATCAAGGTTTCACAATCGAACGAGCGAATCCGAATTACCGATTTTTCGCCTCTCGCGCTGCTGGTGTCGCTGGCTGTGATCGGTTTCATGGGGGCGATGTTTTTCCAACTGAGCGACGACTGGCTGCTGCCCGCGGATTTCATTAAAAAATCCAGTAGGGACCTGGTCGACTGGTCGCCTTACCAGGATACGGTACTCTTTTTCGCTGCGATGAGTCTGCTGGCGTACGCGTTCGCCTGGGTGGGAACTTACACGAGCGTGGTATTCGATTTGTCAGACGGCGAGGTGCAGTGGAAACGGATGTCGGTGCTCGGCAGAAAGTCACTCACGTTTCCGTTGTCGTCGGTGACGGATCTGTTCGTGGAAAGTGGTCAGGCCCTGGGGGCCCGTTCCCGCGATCGCTATCACTGTAAAGTGCTGCTCTGTGTAGAGGGACAGTTTCTGGATCTCTCGAAAGGAGAGTCGCGGGTCGATGCGAAAGAGCTGGCTCACTATCGGGAACTGATCCAGGAGGCCCGGGCGGCAATCTGGCCGGAGGGGAAGCCGCCGACGGAGGGGAGGGCATTATCGCCGACGGATGATCCGCAACAGGTGCTGCCACGTGCGGGGCTGTCTGAAACGTCCCCCGGGGTTTACCGTTTGAGCCGGTTTCATGCCGTGGTACTTGTGGCCGTGGCGACGCTGTTGTTTCTGCTGTATCAACTGTTGTGTGATGTGCCCGCGTATTGGGGGACTTTTCAACAGGGGGTGGGTGAGTTCCATGTGCTGCAGATCGTCCTCGCGTTTCTGGCACTGACCATTGTTCCGGTCTGCCTGGCGGGAGGTGTGTTTCTGTTCGCGATGATCGGTCTGTGGGATCGGATTGTCATTGATACACGGCGGCGGGAAGTTAGTACGGGGCACATGGGCTTCTTCAGCTGGTCGCGGCGGCGGTATGAGTTTGACGAGATTGTCGAAGTGCGTGTGCAGGAGCATGCGGATGACGCTGATGCCCGCTTTGGTGTGCTGGGGAGTTACTGGCAGGTGGTACTGGTGACTCAAGATGCGGAGACGATTCCCGTTAATGACAGTGCTTATGGAGTTGAGCACCAGGTTGCCTGCGGCTGGCTGGCTGCGGCACTGATATCTTTGCTGGAGGTGCAGACCGATTCGAGCACTGCACCATTGGTCGAGCAGACAAAGTCCCGTGGCAGGCTGGTGAAACGGCCCGTGCGGATGACGTTCAGTATTATACTGGCGCTGTTTGCGGGGATGACGGCGATTGCCTTTTTGAGCCATGATGCCAGCGAGGGTCCACAAACCGCGGCTGCGGAAGAGAAGAGTGGGCTGCCCCCCCTGGATGCAGAGACGCTGGCTCATCCGCCGGAGGTGAGTGTGAAACCGGCGACCTTCGACTTTGGGACCGTGAACCTGTTCTCGACGATTCATCCACAATTTGAGCTGACTAACCGGGGGGAGGGGCCGCTCAAGCTGGGCAAGCTGACGGCATCGCGAAATGAAATTTACCCGGAGCTGGAAAAGCAGGTGCTGCAGCCGGGCGAATCGACGGTGCTGGAGTTTGAATACAAGCTGGGTTCGCAGCGAGGCCCGCATGCATATACGGTAACCGTCGAGACGAACGATCCACAGCGTCGAGAGTTGCAGCTGCAGGTGACCGGTGAGGCGGTGCCTCTGATTGCGACCGATCCGCATCCGCTGTTGATTCCCAAAACCGAGGGAGATACGGCGGTAGGTACTGTTATGGTGACGACCAGGAAAGACGCGCCGTTTCAGATTGTAGGATCGGAAACGAGCGGCAAGCATGTATCTGTGAAAATCGAACCGGTCGAAGAGGGGCGGCAGTACAAGGTGACTGTGACCGTTCAGAAAGACGCGGATATTCAGCAGGGGAAACGGAGCCGGTTTTCCGAATGGGTGCACCTGCAAACCGACGACAAGGGGAAATATGGACAGTTGGCGTTTGCGGTGAAGGGGGAGTTTGCCCGCTGA
- a CDS encoding response regulator transcription factor produces MKRLQNLPEYYHPRVYIVDDNDNVRDSYVILMQSCGLSAEAFCCAEEFLRSTAADSCGCLLTDLQLTGCDGLDLLKQMKSAGYRLPAILVSGSLDRETTGCAVEEGAFAILEKPYPVQSLWEAVITAIENDSQQRTCK; encoded by the coding sequence ATGAAACGACTGCAGAATCTACCAGAGTACTACCACCCACGCGTCTATATCGTGGATGATAACGACAACGTCAGGGACTCCTACGTCATCCTGATGCAGAGCTGCGGATTGAGTGCAGAAGCGTTTTGCTGCGCCGAAGAGTTCCTCCGCAGCACCGCCGCCGATTCCTGTGGCTGCCTGCTCACCGATCTCCAGCTGACCGGCTGTGACGGGCTGGATCTGTTGAAACAGATGAAGTCCGCCGGCTACCGCCTGCCCGCAATTCTGGTCTCAGGCTCCCTGGACCGGGAGACCACAGGCTGCGCCGTCGAAGAAGGCGCGTTCGCAATCCTGGAGAAACCGTACCCGGTACAATCACTGTGGGAAGCCGTGATCACCGCCATCGAAAATGATTCCCAACAGCGCACCTGTAAATAA